GCCAGATCATGGGTGAAACGGCGCTCGAGCTTTTCGACATCTGATTCGTATGTGTGGGCGTCACAAAGTCACCGACGAATCTACGATCGCCGAACCGGGCGAGCGCGTCCTCACCGAGGTCAAAGGCGTCGAAATCGCCGTATTCAACGTTGACGGCGAGTACTACGCACTCGCGAACTTCTGTCCGCATCAGAGCGGTCCGCTCTGTGAGGGACCGACCCAGGGTCGGGTGACAGTCGACGATGACCTCGAGTGGGGGTACGATGACGAAGAGCGACACGTCGTCTGTCCGTGGCACGGCTGGATCTTCGACGTCACGACGGGAACGAATATCGACGCCGAGCAGTACGCCGTTCCGACGTACGACGTCGAGGTCGACGACGGGGTGGTGTTCATCGTGACCTGACTGGTCGGTGATCTCCTCGTAGGTCGGCCGACTCGAGAAGTCGAACCCGTGACTCGCAGCGATTTCTTTCGCCGTCACCCACGCTCGTGCTGATCGACCTGGTTGGCGATCGCGTTCGCGATGGCTAAACTCGACGAGTGCTTCGACGACAATCAGATCCTCCTGTGGCGTACAGTCGTACATCATCGATGTTGGTTCCGGCTTCGTAAGAAAAATATCAGTAATACTGATATATGGCCGGATTACTCTGAATCCTGAACGGTACTAAGGAGGTCAATACCACCAACAATAGCGATGATTACGCCAATAGTACGTGTCCACCAGTACCGCTCATACTGGTCTTGGTGGTCACCCGAAAATGTCCGAGCAAATTCACCAGACATCGACTCATATTCCACAATACCTTGGTGGCCATAAAACACCATAATAACTCCGAGGGCAAGCAATATCAGCCCAACAACACTGTACAACCGAAGCCGGTATTTCTTCATGGAATACTGTCAAAACTGTTCCTATATACATATGTTGATTACATTTTCACTCAAGTTTCAGGACTGCTGATATGGGCTACTATAACCTGAACCAAAAGGCCTGATCGAGTACAACTCAGTAGGATTGATTTTCGAGGCAAGGTACTAGCGGATCTACCTCCGGAATCATGGACTGCGTTCGTAATGGCCGTACTCGACGATTGCTTCAGGTAAATTGGAACTGCCTGTGGTTTCCAGTCAGGCACCGTCGACGTTGGCTGCAACTTTCGATAAGAACTCTCGTCTGAGAATACGTCGGTGGTGAGCCGACGCGAAATTTTCCCTGATTAAGGGTGGGTGTCAATTGGGACGGTTAAGTGGAACTTGAAGCCCCCTGAGCGGCCGATAATGATTTCTCAGGTGCGGTGTCAGTGTCACCGGCCGCTGAATGGCCCTTTTAGCCAGCCTAAATAAAACCTATCGGCCGTCATATAGGATATTGTCAGAAATAAAATCAGCGTACTGTTCGCACTGATCTCGAAAAATGAAGGCAATTCAATTGGCAGCCCAGTATCGGAAGTATTGGAATCGGCTCACCGACGGTTATCTACCTCACCTTGCGAGCAACGCGTTGCAATCGCCGTCTGACCAACCAATCCCCGAGTTGCCCGCACTCGAGGCCGGCGTTACGATCCTCGAGTCGACGAAATCAGGGCCGCTACAGACACTCGTTTTCGACCACGTGCTTCTCGAGCGAGAGAACGCCTAATGGATCGATACGTTCGGCTACGCGCAAACCGAGCCACTGTCCGATATCGCGCCCAGCCGTCGGGCACTAGACCGAATCAACGTTGCACGGGCGTTCACGGGCTATCAACACCATAAGCTCGACTCATAGGTGATGACAGTTACATTGGGAACGCCGTTGACGCAGACGATATCGGACTCATCGTCGTTTCGGATCAACTGCGAAATACGGCCTGTCGTCACATCGTGTTCAGCATCGATTCGGTCGCGTGGAAGCACATGATCTGGTTGTGCGGCAAGTTGGCGAAGAATCGCAACCTTTCGACCATTAACATCGAGCACGCGGCGAGCAGCGTTCGCAGTCTTGATGATTCGTTTGCTGCTTCGGTCTTGATTGCGGACTCGCTAATCCCATCGCGGTAAGATCGGTGCCGGTCAGCGACCTGTTGGAGTGTAGAGTGTAACCCGGTAATCTGAACATCCAGGCCTGCAGCAAGGATCTCGAACAGGTATGAATTCGCAATCACCGCTCACGTCACGTAACACCCCCATCGGACTCTGTTGCAACACTGACAGCGTGATCGGTTCAATTGGTATTGGATCTGGCAGAATACAGGAGTACAAGCCTGCCAAAAGTGATGACGGGATCGGTGTAGAGCCCCCATTCAATGGGTGGTGAGCCCATTGATGGGTGATTGAAATCGGCGTGTCAAGTGGGGTCGACGGTGGCTAATTTCAACCGATGGCAAGGGTGTCAGATGTCTCAAGTCGGACGAACTCTATCTACGACGATAGTCAATCCCCCCTGCCACCTGAGGAATGTCAGCCGATGTGATTAAAGCTACTGGCCGTGAAGAACGTCTTACGCAACCATCAGAGTGTTAGAGACGTCTTTTTGCCGGTCTCCTGCTCGGCCGGAATTCTTAGTTCTTGTACTCACTGTTGCGTTTCTTATTTCCCAAGATGCGAACAACCGTGGAAGTCGTCCACTCTCGCTTGGGGGTTCGGCTCATTTCTCGGTGGTCCTATAGTTTGGATTCTGTATTATTTTGTGCGTGATGAAGTCGATACAGACAATTCGAAGTGGGAGCTAAAGTCAGTACTTCTATTTTCAAATCCCTATGGGACTCTACTCGGGTCACGTTCAGTTTACGATCCCATAGGATAAATTCGCTAATTACAGCTGATACCGAGCGCGAATTGGTTGAAGACGGGATACTCTGGAAAGTGCAATGAGTTGTAAGTGCTCGTATGAAGATAACATAGAGTGAGTACCGAGGAGGTGCTCACCTAGTTTGCGTCAATTTAGCTACAGGCTCGGGAGAGGACGCTGGCCACCGTAAACGAGAATCTCTGTTGTGGGGCCAGAACGACTATCCACTGATAGATGTATGCACCTAGCTATGAAATCCCCGATCCGCGTGCTCTACATCGATGGCGATCCCCAGTTCGCGGATCTCACCGCCACCCGTCTCGAACGTGCAGACGAGCGCATCGAGGTCATCACCGAATCCAACACAGCTGACGCCATTGAGTTACTCGCCGCGGAGGGCCCCAAGATCGACTGCCTCATCACCGAGTACGAGCTGCCGGGGATGGACAGCTCGGCCCTCCTAAAACTGGTCCGCCGAGAGCGGGACGAACTGCCAATTATTCTATTCACTGATCTGGACGACGAGGAACTCACCATCGATGCTGTCACTACCGGCATCACCGAGTACTTGTCAAAGACAGGTTCCGACCACCACGATGTGTTGGCCGACCGGATCATTGATGCAGTCGAATGGTACCGAAAGACCCCCGTGGGCGACCGGAGCGATCCACAGGTGCAGGAGTTAGCCGACAGATCAAACGATGTACTCTGGATGTATTCCGCCGACTGGAACGACCTGCTGTTCGTCAACGCCGCCGTCGAACCGATCTTCGGCACGACGCCTGAGCAGCTCCATACGGCTCCCACGCGATTCCTCGACGCCGTCCATCCAGAGGATCGAAAGCGAGTCAAAACCGTCATGGATACCCTTTCGGCAGGCGAGCCGGCGGAGTTCGAGTACAGGATCAACGAAGCCGAAGATTATCCACGCTGGGTCTGGGTGCAAGCTGAGCCGATCTTCGACCAGAACGGGGCTGTCGATCGAATCGTCGGCATCACGCGCAACATCACCGCTCACAAAGAGCGAGAACGGACCCTCCATGCCCTCAACGAGGTGGCCGTCGATCTCAACGGGTGCGACTCGGCCGAAGCCATCTACGATCGCACTATCGCCGCCAGCGAAAGCCTCCTGCAGTTCGATCTGAGCGTAATCGATATCGAGGAGGACGGCTACTTGACCAAGGCGGCGATCTCCGAGGACATTGTTCCGATGAACACGACGACGATGTCCATCGAGGAAGGGATCGCGGGCAAAACCTACCGGACAGGGACATCGCTACTGATCGATGACATCGACGTGTATCCCGACGCGAACCCCCAGGGACCGTTTCGGTCGGCGATCAGCATCCCAATCGGAAACCACGGTGTCTTCCAAGCGGTCGCCGAGGAGCCGGCCGCCTTTGACGCGGTCGATCTCGAACTCGCGGAGTTGTTGACCAGCCACGCAGCCAGCGCACTCGAACGGCTCGAGCGAGAACGCCGGCTACGCCACCAGAACGAACGCCTAGAGGAGTTCACCCGTATCGTGTCGCACGATTTGCGCAATCCGATGAACGTGCTCGGCGGTTCGCTCGCCTACGCCCGTGAGAACTGTGAGTGCGAGTGCGAATCGACCCACTTGGCGACGGCTGCAGAGGAACTGGCGCGGATGGAGACGATCGTCGAGGACACGCTCGTGCTCGCTCGAGAAGGGCAGCTTGTCGACGAGATGAAAGCGGTGCACCTGCAACTGATTGCTAGAACCTGCTGGGGAAATTTGGAGACTGCCTCCGCCACGCTCGTCGTCGCCGATGATGCGACGATCCGGGCCGATCGAGATCGGTTACACCATGTCTTCGAGAATCTGTATCGAAACGCCGTCGAATACGGGGGGCCCGAGGTGACGGTTCGCGTGGGCGGACTCGACGGCGGTTTCTACGTCGCAGACGACGGGCCCGGCATTCCCGCCAACGACCGCGAGCGGGTGTTCGATCCGGAGTACACGGAGACCAACAGCTCTGGCTTCGGACTAGCGATCGTTCACCAGGTGGCCGACGCCCACGGGTGGACAGTTGAGGCAACCGAGAGCACGGCAGGCGGCGCGCGGTTCGAGTTTTCCGGCGTTGAGACTATTGACTGACCGGGACTCGAACGGCGCCCTAATTTGAACATGACTCAGTGCCAAATCCACGCGTTATTCGACACGTATCATCTCGTTGGTGTCTTTCATTTGGTTCACCCCTGGGAGACGTTTGATTTCCCCGCACTCTTTCTGAGGGTCGAACAACCCACTAAGCTGTTAGCTCTCTGGCGTTAATAGGCGGTTCCATTCTCGAGAACGGCAACGATATCGGAGAGATCAAAAAGGCGGAGGTTTTCGCGCTCGTCTGCAGCTTCCTCGACGGAGCGTTTGAACCCAGAACGACTGAATAAGGCAAATTCATACGTCGGCTTACCACCTGTGGTGGGCGTCCAGTCGATGTGCTCCACGTCGTCTTCGAGATCCGCGAGCACGTCATAGCCGAGGGGGGTGTTGGTAAATTTCGCTTCACCAGCAATCAGCGTTGACTCGTCAGTTGGTGCGACGACATCTATCTCCCGGCCCTTGTACCACCACTGGCTCGGCACCTGCGTGAGTTGGTAGTCTGCATAGAGTTCCGTCATCGCCTGGTGACAGAGCGATTCGAACGTTTCGCTAACGAAGTTGGGCAGTTCCGGTTCGATCAGGTC
This is a stretch of genomic DNA from Natronorubrum sediminis. It encodes these proteins:
- a CDS encoding Rieske (2Fe-2S) protein — protein: MCGRHKVTDESTIAEPGERVLTEVKGVEIAVFNVDGEYYALANFCPHQSGPLCEGPTQGRVTVDDDLEWGYDDEERHVVCPWHGWIFDVTTGTNIDAEQYAVPTYDVEVDDGVVFIVT
- a CDS encoding DUF3185 family protein translates to MKKYRLRLYSVVGLILLALGVIMVFYGHQGIVEYESMSGEFARTFSGDHQDQYERYWWTRTIGVIIAIVGGIDLLSTVQDSE
- a CDS encoding ATP-binding protein — encoded protein: MKSPIRVLYIDGDPQFADLTATRLERADERIEVITESNTADAIELLAAEGPKIDCLITEYELPGMDSSALLKLVRRERDELPIILFTDLDDEELTIDAVTTGITEYLSKTGSDHHDVLADRIIDAVEWYRKTPVGDRSDPQVQELADRSNDVLWMYSADWNDLLFVNAAVEPIFGTTPEQLHTAPTRFLDAVHPEDRKRVKTVMDTLSAGEPAEFEYRINEAEDYPRWVWVQAEPIFDQNGAVDRIVGITRNITAHKERERTLHALNEVAVDLNGCDSAEAIYDRTIAASESLLQFDLSVIDIEEDGYLTKAAISEDIVPMNTTTMSIEEGIAGKTYRTGTSLLIDDIDVYPDANPQGPFRSAISIPIGNHGVFQAVAEEPAAFDAVDLELAELLTSHAASALERLERERRLRHQNERLEEFTRIVSHDLRNPMNVLGGSLAYARENCECECESTHLATAAEELARMETIVEDTLVLAREGQLVDEMKAVHLQLIARTCWGNLETASATLVVADDATIRADRDRLHHVFENLYRNAVEYGGPEVTVRVGGLDGGFYVADDGPGIPANDRERVFDPEYTETNSSGFGLAIVHQVADAHGWTVEATESTAGGARFEFSGVETID